From one bacterium genomic stretch:
- a CDS encoding DUF3788 domain-containing protein has protein sequence MAVEINPNRLTDGSTEPQAEQLSSFLGQRHWARWTALREYIAATYPGVFGEDWQFGGKRHGWSLRYKKSRSFCTFVPERGSFKLLIVFGAAERAAAERILADLKSHVCEDYARATTYHDGKWMLTAVDSVQVLADVKALLAIKRTPRPRGRSVA, from the coding sequence ATGGCAGTAGAGATCAACCCGAATCGGCTAACGGACGGCTCGACCGAACCGCAAGCAGAACAGCTCAGCAGCTTCCTCGGCCAACGGCACTGGGCGCGCTGGACTGCGCTGCGCGAGTACATTGCGGCGACCTACCCGGGCGTTTTCGGGGAGGATTGGCAGTTCGGCGGCAAGAGGCACGGCTGGAGCCTGCGCTACAAGAAGTCGAGGTCTTTCTGCACCTTTGTGCCCGAGCGAGGTAGCTTCAAGTTGCTGATCGTGTTCGGGGCCGCAGAGCGGGCGGCTGCCGAACGCATCCTAGCGGATCTCAAGTCGCACGTCTGCGAGGATTACGCGCGCGCGACCACCTATCATGACGGGAAGTGGATGCTGACCGCCGTCGACAGCGTACAGGTGCTGGCCGACGTGAAGGCCCTGCTCGCCATCAAGCGCACACCGAGGCCGCGCGGAAGGTCCGTGGCCTAG
- a CDS encoding efflux RND transporter periplasmic adaptor subunit: protein MRKTLLLPALLLIAAISACERAGSQAEADRTAATASADRPCAEHGVLEAICTKCNPKLAPIFQSKGDWCAEHALPESVCPLCHPERGGRPLMDVAAGDTGDLPPPHGMRVKLASPALADEAGIRVVASRAGGDESVVLATASIVADNARSALVNVRVAGVIRAYKVEVGALVREGQPLAEIESAEMADAQARLQSAAAREEATQAARQREQRLHERGISSEKDAQAAEQAHREAQAELAAAAAALALIGATDGVSGRYDLLAPISGTLTRRNFTVGALVHGEDPIFEIMDTGVLWVEIDVPEALIHRVAPGQRVLVEVDGIGERTFETAVRSVSPAVDPSTRTVRARAPLDNAEGALRANTYARARIYTPSGG from the coding sequence ATGCGCAAGACCCTCCTGCTGCCGGCCCTGCTGCTGATCGCCGCGATCTCGGCCTGCGAGCGCGCAGGGTCGCAAGCCGAGGCAGACCGGACGGCCGCGACCGCGAGCGCCGATCGTCCGTGCGCCGAGCACGGCGTCCTCGAGGCGATCTGCACGAAGTGCAATCCAAAGCTGGCGCCGATCTTCCAGAGCAAGGGGGATTGGTGCGCGGAGCACGCGCTGCCGGAGTCGGTCTGCCCCCTCTGCCACCCGGAGCGCGGCGGACGGCCGCTGATGGACGTTGCGGCCGGCGACACCGGGGACCTGCCGCCGCCGCACGGGATGCGGGTGAAGCTGGCGTCGCCCGCGCTGGCCGACGAGGCCGGGATTCGCGTGGTCGCGTCACGGGCCGGCGGCGATGAGAGCGTGGTGCTCGCGACCGCGAGCATCGTCGCCGACAACGCGCGCAGCGCCCTCGTCAACGTGCGGGTGGCGGGCGTCATCCGCGCCTACAAGGTCGAGGTCGGCGCCCTGGTTCGCGAGGGCCAGCCCCTGGCCGAGATCGAGAGTGCGGAGATGGCGGACGCCCAGGCCCGACTCCAGTCCGCCGCGGCGCGCGAAGAGGCGACGCAGGCCGCGCGCCAGCGCGAGCAGCGCCTCCACGAGCGGGGCATCTCTTCGGAGAAGGACGCCCAAGCGGCCGAGCAGGCTCACCGCGAGGCGCAGGCGGAGCTCGCCGCGGCCGCGGCGGCTCTGGCGCTGATCGGCGCGACGGACGGCGTATCGGGCCGTTACGATCTGCTCGCACCGATCAGTGGCACGCTGACCCGCCGCAACTTCACGGTGGGTGCGCTGGTGCATGGCGAGGATCCCATCTTCGAGATCATGGACACCGGCGTGCTCTGGGTGGAGATCGACGTTCCGGAAGCGCTGATCCACCGGGTCGCTCCGGGCCAGCGGGTGCTCGTCGAGGTGGACGGCATCGGCGAGCGGACGTTCGAGACCGCGGTCCGCTCCGTGTCGCCCGCCGTCGATCCGAGCACCCGCACCGTTCGCGCGCGCGCGCCGCTCGACAATGCCGAAGGCGCGCTGCGCGCGAACACCTACGCGCGGGCTCGGATCTACACGCCGAGCGGGGGG
- a CDS encoding DUF1684 domain-containing protein encodes MGSRPAADARRGLCQQRAPRGHGSRLSRRDRDVARRARGCARRRGRLAHARGPPPHRAGRADAWLRPGRRAATAALGAALRCYAIDRGGQLFLRVKDSASPARLTFTGVERYPVDPRWRVEARLEADSARSIAIPNVLGQVSEEPCPGRLVFTLDGRECALWPLGAPGEELFIVFADATSGAETYGAGRFLSAPAPDAAGRATLDFNRAVNPPCAFSPYATCPLPPAGNALAVAVRAGEKTWGEAH; translated from the coding sequence CTGGGCTCTCGCCCTGCTGCTGACGCTCGGCGCGGGTTGTGCCAGCAGCGTGCCCCGCGAGGCCATGGATCCCGCCTATCTCGCCGAGATCGAGACGTGGCACGCCGAGCGCGAGGCTGCGCTCGCCGCCGAGGACGGCTGGCTCACGCTCGTGGGCCTCCTCCCCATCGCGCCGGGCGCGCAGACGCTTGGCTCCGGCCCGGACGCCGCGCTGCGACTGCCGCCCTCGGCGCCGCGCTGCGCTGCTATGCCATCGACCGCGGCGGGCAGCTCTTCCTGCGTGTGAAAGACAGTGCGAGCCCCGCCCGCCTCACCTTCACGGGCGTCGAGCGCTATCCCGTCGACCCGCGCTGGCGCGTGGAGGCGCGGCTGGAGGCGGACAGCGCGCGCAGCATCGCCATTCCCAATGTGCTGGGTCAGGTGAGCGAAGAGCCCTGCCCGGGGCGGCTCGTCTTCACGCTGGACGGGCGCGAGTGCGCGCTCTGGCCGCTCGGCGCGCCGGGCGAGGAGCTGTTCATCGTCTTTGCCGATGCCACCAGCGGCGCGGAGACCTACGGTGCCGGCCGCTTCCTCAGCGCGCCCGCGCCGGATGCCGCCGGCCGTGCGACGCTGGACTTCAACCGCGCCGTCAACCCGCCCTGCGCCTTCAGTCCCTACGCCACCTGCCCGCTGCCGCCGGCGGGCAACGCGCTGGCCGTCGCCGTGCGCGCGGGGGAGAAGACCTGGGGCGAGGCGCATTGA
- a CDS encoding SRPBCC domain-containing protein translates to MSARERLQFSIVIAAPAKRVYEALIGPASFKEWTAPFMEGSYFEGSWQQGARIRFLGPGGGVGMVAEIAENRPHEFISIRHLGFVAKGVEDTESEAVCAWAPAYENYTLLRVVEGTQLVVDMDAFGDMTDFMTETWPKALARLKALCEGEGGA, encoded by the coding sequence ATGTCGGCCAGGGAGCGCCTGCAGTTCTCCATCGTCATCGCCGCTCCGGCGAAGCGCGTCTACGAGGCGCTCATCGGGCCCGCGAGCTTCAAGGAGTGGACGGCGCCCTTCATGGAGGGCAGCTACTTCGAGGGATCCTGGCAGCAGGGCGCGCGGATTCGCTTCCTGGGGCCCGGTGGCGGCGTGGGCATGGTGGCCGAGATCGCCGAGAACCGGCCGCACGAGTTCATCTCGATCCGGCACCTGGGCTTCGTGGCGAAGGGGGTCGAGGACACCGAGAGCGAGGCCGTGTGCGCCTGGGCGCCGGCCTACGAGAACTACACGCTGCTGCGCGTGGTCGAGGGAACGCAGCTCGTCGTCGACATGGACGCCTTCGGCGACATGACCGACTTCATGACCGAGACCTGGCCGAAGGCGCTGGCGCGGCTGAAGGCACTCTGCGAAGGGGAAGGGGGCGCCTGA
- a CDS encoding TolC family protein, which yields MARRRFAGAPGARLRDRAAPGSPASRSADATWPAIGLRGVPMGRGFSLLAWTCALSGAVALNVAAQPAEETSLPLTASRVIELASTCSPEARIAAARVEEARGRLTSARVFSQENPVLEALSGRSWRGPAGSTELELAVPLGYGLGRAYRVQEATATVERETLHAADARRLLAGRALASFYRVLHAEMQLGIAEEGRRLAGEQRRIAEEKVEAGDAARLELLVAETEVSRGESAAESAAGELALAQLELAAVLGMPSSQGLRTTGDLADRSRFDAIAADGRTAGERERADLRAARADLAAAAASLKQARAAWIPGIALRLSYGEDQEESTLRPGLAVSLPIFDQRRGERQQALARRLRAQIELEARRALAAVELEGAQAAYRRAAAAASEIEVTALPRALETEALALAGYEAGKFDLPALLIVRRNALETRREQADRLLSAALAGVDLAVAAGALP from the coding sequence ATGGCCCGTCGTCGCTTCGCAGGTGCTCCCGGAGCCCGCCTGCGCGACCGCGCGGCGCCGGGTTCGCCAGCATCTCGTTCAGCGGACGCAACGTGGCCGGCGATCGGCCTGAGGGGAGTTCCAATGGGCCGCGGCTTCTCGCTACTGGCCTGGACGTGCGCGCTCTCGGGCGCGGTCGCGCTGAATGTCGCGGCACAGCCGGCGGAGGAGACGTCCTTGCCGCTCACCGCCTCCCGCGTGATCGAGCTGGCCAGCACCTGCTCGCCCGAGGCCAGGATTGCCGCTGCGCGCGTCGAGGAAGCCCGCGGCCGCCTGACCAGCGCCCGCGTCTTCAGCCAGGAGAACCCGGTGCTGGAGGCTCTGAGCGGCCGGTCCTGGCGCGGACCGGCGGGCAGCACCGAGCTGGAGCTCGCGGTTCCGCTCGGCTATGGACTGGGTCGCGCCTACCGCGTGCAGGAAGCCACCGCGACCGTCGAGAGGGAGACCCTCCATGCGGCGGACGCCCGGCGGCTGCTCGCCGGCCGGGCACTGGCCTCCTTCTATCGAGTGCTGCACGCGGAGATGCAACTCGGCATCGCCGAGGAGGGGAGGCGACTCGCCGGCGAGCAGCGCCGCATCGCAGAGGAGAAGGTCGAGGCGGGCGACGCCGCGCGCTTGGAGCTGCTCGTCGCCGAGACCGAGGTCTCGCGTGGGGAGAGCGCAGCCGAATCCGCTGCGGGGGAACTGGCCCTCGCCCAGCTCGAGTTGGCGGCGGTCCTCGGGATGCCGTCGAGCCAGGGGCTGCGAACGACGGGCGACCTGGCTGATCGCTCGCGCTTCGACGCGATCGCGGCGGATGGCCGGACGGCCGGCGAGCGCGAACGGGCCGACCTGCGCGCCGCGCGGGCGGACCTGGCCGCGGCCGCCGCCTCGCTGAAGCAGGCGCGCGCCGCCTGGATCCCCGGCATCGCCCTCCGCCTTTCCTACGGCGAGGACCAGGAGGAGAGCACGCTTCGGCCCGGCCTCGCCGTTTCCCTGCCGATCTTCGACCAGCGACGAGGAGAGCGGCAGCAGGCGCTGGCGCGCCGGCTGCGGGCCCAGATCGAACTCGAGGCGCGCAGGGCGCTCGCGGCAGTCGAGCTTGAAGGAGCACAGGCGGCGTATCGCCGCGCTGCCGCGGCGGCAAGCGAGATCGAAGTCACGGCGCTCCCCCGCGCCCTCGAGACCGAGGCCCTGGCGCTGGCAGGCTATGAGGCGGGCAAGTTCGATCTGCCGGCGCTGCTGATCGTGCGCAGGAACGCCCTGGAGACGCGCCGCGAGCAGGCGGATCGCCTCCTGAGCGCCGCCCTCGCCGGCGTCGATCTCGCCGTTGCGGCGGGAGCTTTGCCATGA